The stretch of DNA AAGCAGCTGAGGTAGAGGGAGAAGGTGCAATTGCAGCTTCAAGTGAAGCAGAAGCTTCAAGTGAAGGAGAAGCTTCAAGTGAATTTGAATTCAGCTGTCACCCTGTTCTTTTGAACCCTTTTACTAATTGTTAGACAATTGCATTGAAATTGGTTTGAACACAGGGATGAATACATTTGAATTCAATGTCACAAGAAAGAAccctttctttcttcttcgATCCTTTCCCTTGAAGATTCCCTTCAACGAGAAGGTTGATGTTCCTTGGTTCTTGGAGATAATCAAGAGGAGAAGCAGCAGTTCTTTAGAGATTTCTTTGAGAATGGGTGTCTTTGAAGAAATATCTACCGAAAAACCCCTGTATGTGAAAGCACATGTTTACCTCATTGATCAATTCAATGAGCTAAACAATGTGGTATCCGGTAAGCATTTGCTTAATGTTTTCTTGTTATaattatattgttaattttattcttattaatcttttgttttttctcttattttttttttctttccttttctgCAGAATTGATTCATACTTTTACTGGTTCTTTCGACACTGTAACCTTGAAGGATTTCATCCCTGTTAAGAAATTTTTGTGCCATACACATGGCTATGTGGTCAACAACAAGAGTATAGTAAGAATTGAGATGGTTGAGATGGGGTTGCAGCAACCACCTTCTGCTTCAGTTGCACCTTCTGCTTCAGTTGCACCTTCTGCTTCAGTTGCACCTTCTGCTTCAGTTGAAGCTTCTACTTCACTTGAAGCTTCTACTTCACTTGAAGCTTCTCCTTCACTTGAAGCTTCTCCTTCACTTGAAGCTTCTGCTTCACTTGAAGCTGCAATTGCACCTTCTCCCTCTACCTCAGCTGCTTCTAATGATTCAATTTCAGTAAATCATATAATTGAAGAATTGTCTTCACTTTTGAACCGTTTGAACTGTTCTTTTGACGAAGATATTATGGCTGAATTTTTGACAGTTAAtggaaaatttaaaaatgatttctaTAAGTTTTTGATTGAGAACAGGCATGATGTTCAAAGAATTGTTACAGCTGTCACCCAATTTACTATGATAATGGGGGTGTTAAAAACTACCAAGTGGTACGGGGTTCAGAAAATCTCAAACTATGTGCAATCATCATATTCAATTTTGTCTGGACTAGATGGTCAACTATTTGGATTTCTCAAGCCCGTCATCGAAAAAGTGGACAAAGTTTCACATTTGTTGACACTTAGAGCACAAGCTTATGAAAGGGAGTGTATGCTTCAGAGAGTGAAGAAAGATATAAGCCAAATGGAGAAAGATATAAGGGAAATGGAAGAAAGTGTTTCAGCTTTTCACTATGAGGAGGAGATTTTATCCGGCTCTGAGTTAGGTTTCTAGTCATATCTGCTTTACTGGGCTTTACAGTACTTTTGTTTTGTCTATTCTTTGTATTGATTTTGGTTAATAGTTTCTGGCTATATACTCTGGCTATATACTTTTGTCTATTCTTTTCAATAgcttttcaaaataataaaaaaaaattatgaatgaaaaaatGGGAAAAACAAATCTGTACTGTTCAATAATGATTTTCAATAGCTggtaatataaaaagaataaatagtACTAGTACAATTGGTTTTTTATCTATGAGATttgtttagtaaaataaaaaaatctatgaGATTTGTGTATGTGATACTTTTGCTAATTTGTcctttatatttaatgtattcaatatgtttttttttaagaaaaatgatATTTGTACAAGTAAATTTAGACAACTTTAGAGACAATATTATCTCTCATACTCTCATTATATTTTTACCatctctcttctttctttttattattttaatcccAAAAGATAAActgaaaaaaaatgttgtccAAAGTTGTCACTAAATTTGTTGTACAAATaataccactttttttttttttaattttaatgcaaGTTAGTGATATCAATGGGGATATATTTGGAAAGAGAGTAATAATTGCATTTAGAAATTTGTAAAGGGTCATATATAGcgacaacttttttttttttttttgtaaaatgttCCTATAATtagagacggagggagtattatctTGTCCGCACATCGTTAATGATAATAATGCATTGTCGCGTATATAGTAGCCATACTcaagattaattaaaaaaaaataaaatcaatttttactcATTTTTAGAAGAGTTTAATCGAGACCTACACCGttagtgtaaaatagttttacactgatatccaataaaaaaatcatcattctTCCATGTCttataaataatttcaaaataaccATACAagagtggggtgatgtggcaaATTGGTGAATTTTTATAGGATGTCGGTGTAAAACTGTTTTACACTGAACGTACATGCCAATTAAATCGTTTTTAGAAGAGTTAATAGTTGTATACTCCCATGTAATGTTAGCAAATTTTGATTTACcttttgtaaaatattttttcattcatcCTTAATACCTTATAATGTGAAGATTCTATAATTTACCCCCTTAATAGCCACTTGGATTTGAAATCTTTATTGTTGCTGATGTGGCAAACTTAGTTggcatttttatttctttttgatTAATATTTAATGCCACTTGGAATTTTTTGGAAAAAAccataatttttctttacaaaaacattaagaaaaatattttttttaaaaaaataaattttaaactcATTTACTCCATCtctttaaatattatttttattaacacAATGAAAAGAAAATCACAAATTACTCTATTTAAGAATCAATTACATTATCCACACCACTCAGTTAAGATTCATGACCTCCTGCAAGTTGGGATGAACCACTAGGAAGTAAGAACTACATATTGAACAACTTATTATCTTGTAAGGTGTTTTGTaagcaaaaaatcattttagacaacttgtattttgagataaaaaattgtcatttaATAAGAGAGATTGACTTTCAAACTATGTTCTAGTTCATACCGTGTAAAAGAACTGGACTTTCCTCATTTAATTTAGTGAGAGACAAAATATTCAGTTTTTGTCTAGTCTTTTAGACTTCGGTTTATCTCATTtcgaaaacaaaaaatgttgtttcaatataaattttttagggaaatgttaacatgtgcatcaatggcacatgttaaggaagcaaaaatagaaagtattaaatgttgaagcattaaattttaactttttaagcattaaatttttgtattattaaatgttaaatttctatattaagataccttaacatgtgccctatatgcacatgttaacaacacccaattttttatatttttttaatcagtGCTCCAAATATACTGGTCAGCACGAAtcttaataaataaattcaaatttcaaattaaataaatgcaAATTATTAACAcgaaaattaacataaaaggtTCGGTCCAGTTGTACAAAAGGCACACTCTTATCATCTAAGCCATCCAATACTTATATAATATATTGCAATTTTTAGGTGCAAACCCTGTTTCTATTTCCCATTGTGGTCAGTACTAGTATTCTGCTTCTTATGGAGTTTACTTTACAAATCTGTAATGCCCTAAATTATGCAGAAGAATATGAGGATGTGATTAAGAATCTTTGATTCTTAACGTGTCAGGGTTGgaaatatttttcttccttATCAAATAACCACTTTTATGGCATTAAAATATACACAAAGCGATATATGGTATCACATTTAAAAGCAACAAAAGAAGCTTTGTTGCTACAAACTCACTACTTCTTTTGTAATAAGGGCAACAAGAAGCTTGAACCAGGAGTTAATGACCATTTGTCAAATTGTTATCTGTCCTACTTTGATAAGCTAACTTCCTGTGGTTAATCTCTTTCCTGCACATAAGCATATACATCATCAACCATAAGCATAGAATGATGAATTGCAATTCAAGATGAGATTCTTGTCCACAATATATACACACTAGAGACTCGTGTTGATTGAATTCTATTTTGAATCGAGATGCGACTCGTAAGTATAATAGCAATAATGTTAACCATTAGATAAGAATCGGATTTGAAGAAAAACCTGAGACAGTGCCACAGTTCGTCATATTGAAGAAGACCAACAattctcttcttcctctctctATTGTGATCTCTACTGCGATTAACTACAGGTAATTGCTTAATGCCCTTGGCCTCCATTAATTCTCTAGCCATAGCCAAAGTAGTATTTGGATAACAAGTTAAAAGTCCACGTGCTCGTCCACGATAGCTCATTCCTCGAGTACAAACAGAGGAAACAAGCAATGTGTTCACCTGTCAAATATTCAATACAAATTATTATTAGAAGAGAATTGCAAGAAGGAAGTGTAGTataaagggtcttgctaacgagtgcccccaccggggcactctttaagcattctatttaaagaaattgtATATTcaaaaagtgaaacatttcGATTCTCGATGTGTTGACTTCGCACATTTCTATAAAAAGTTcacaaaaacttactatttaggatgcttaaagagtgccttAGGGGCACTCATTAGCATTTTCCTAGTATAAATAACATTTCCAAGGTtagattaataattttatgttccATTAATAACAATTATAGTCTGCAGAAAACAATGTTTATCAACACATGTTTTCTTTCTATGTTCCATTTTCTCATGAATTCTCAAAAACAGCTGTTTCTAAAACAATTTGCAAACAGACACATCATTCATCAATATATAAAGAAAAGTGGCGCTTTCTACATACATCCACAACATCTGAGTCGCTCATAGAAGTTTCATTATTAGACTTCTCGGATCGACACTTTCTAATGTCACCATATGTCAATATTCCTTCCAGAAAATCATCTTCATCAACCACGAGCACACAGCTTTGCTGGCTGTCATGCATGACTTTGATTGCATCTTTTAGGGTTACAGATGATGGAACTTTCAGATAGTATTTTGACATAGCCTGAGAAACCTATTAAGAGGAATAATGACATTGAAAAGTTAGGGCtttttgaattgacttatttatcTATTGACATTAGCGCTTGTGAGTATGTTTGAGAGATCTTGTGAAAATAGGTTaggacatgtccataagttattttcagcttattttcataggTTCTCCAACTTATGCAATAGAtaatagcttatatgaaaacaagtttgactttatcttttgttatagaaatagcttatatataaTGTACCtatatgataagcacttatgttATAAGCACTTActtaaattgtttatccaaacatagTCTTAATAACAAAAGATGGATGATGTCGATGATCAGAAGGAATAAAGAAAAAGCTATCTCAACCTTAAGACTGTCCAGAAACAGATCTTCATCGATTTCTTCAAGCTCGGAACCATCTCCAACAATACAGAGTTCCAAACCATGGCCATCATCATTATCTTCGGTATGCGAAATTGAAGAATATCCTCTTGACACTTTTCTTTTATCAGGTGCATCACTCTCCTTCGCCTGATTTGTCACCGAGGGAACCCAAATTGCCAATCCAACAGCCCCCTAAGAAATTTTGCGAATATAAACGATGGAAAGTTGAAagcattaattaaaaaatgggcAAAACAGAAGTCAGGGGCGTtcgaaaattcaaaattcaaaattcaagaGAGATTCATAGAGATGATTTTCTCTCCTATTCTTTcctattttcttaataaaagtgTTCTTTCGATTCAATATGATTTCTGGGTGCCTAACAAGTCATTCGTATGAACTAGCAGGACGGTGGAAAAATACACAAACATCAAACTGAGCATTTTCTAGAGAGAAATTTATTGGATTACCATGAGAGGAAGCAGTATCCTATAATCTTTTGTAAGCTCAAACAGAAGTAGAACTGAAGTCAAAGGAACAGAACAAACAGATGCTAGTGTAGCAGCCATTCCAACCTGCAGAAGTTAAATGAACTTGTAATCATCTGAATTTACATCAACAAAGTCAGTCTTGACGTCCACAGTGACATTCCTACAACTGATATACTACACagcagtgttgttaaatagtggCTACAGCGGCGCTATATAGTAGTAGAATTTTTACAGACAGCTATTGTTCCACGATACGTGATTTAGTGCAAAGTCTAGTCAAATAGTGGCTACAACTACAACAGCGCTATAGCACTGTATCagagcagaatttgaacaaaccctATGGAGTAAAGTCGGCTTACCAGAGCATAAGCCTGGGGTTGAGCAACAGCGGCATTTCCAGGAATTGCTGAATTGATAACTTCTGCAGCAAATCCTCCAAACACAGCACCAACTGCAGCACCAATCATTTCTTCCACATTTGTAAAACCCCAGTATAATATTCCGGGATATTTAAGGGCAATGATTCCAGCTCCTAAACCACCTATGGCAGGGCAGACTACAGTAGGAAGGCCAAATTTCTCCTGGATAACCTCGAAAAATTTGGTGAACCAAGCAACCAAACGAGTCATTGCCACGCTTACACAACCACATAGCATTCCCAATATCAGGTATAAAGGTAGCTCTGCATGTAACATCCTGATGAAATATCAAAAAACATGGGAATCATGGTAAGGACTTCTTTCAGTTAAAATCAGAAATTGAATCAATTTTAAATAGGGTTCCAAACTTTTTGTTAACAAAAGAGCTAAATTAAGGTTGACGGTCTCTTATGCCTTTCTATATTAAAATAGATCATTTGTGGCATCGacaaaaaagttttcgataTAGAACATGGTTAACAGGTACGTTGGGATCTGAATAGAAAAATTAgaatacaaaaagaaaaaggtaaaataaaagatatagcATTCAATTTTATTGAGAAGAAGAGAGTGAAGAGATGTATATGCCAAAAACCTTTTCTCAACTGCATAGCAGGCACATTTTTTATATGATGAACATAGTAGATACAATTATTCCAATTTTTGAATTACtatatttaaatgatatattgATCCCAGAAATTTACATCAAACCAAAACACATTAATTATTTCTAACAATCCCATATGTGGAAAGCTTGTTAAAAAGCTAACTAATATGAGGACCTCTAAGATTTAGTGTAAACATCCACCAATTGATCATTTGAGGTGACAAAATTAGCAATGATGCCTCCGAATTGGAGATGTTTCCTCTATTCATGTGAAACCTCAATATGTTGTTCAGTCTTCTCAAGGACAACATTggggacaaaaataaaatgcaacatGGTTGAACAAGTGTCATTTGTATGATCTACCTGAATCATATACCCTTAAGCATTTGCTTTAACCAAAGAGTTCACAAGTGGTAGATGTCTATGGCGCTATGTTCTGGCACTTTCTCTTACAATTACATTATGTTTCttagttttaaaatataataggTTACCTCCTATCTATCAACATACAATACCTACATTTTAATATTCAACGATATAAGTATGTCATTTATCTTCATATGAACATTTTCCAACATGTatgaataatttaaaataagatcATAGCATCCCAGTGGGCCCACACAGCCATTTAACAAATCAGTTTGGACAAATAGAAAGTGCATCCAGTTTTACACTGATCTTCCAAGTTTGATATTGGCTTCCACTGATCTAATAGAAATTTGACAATAAGACCAATAGGAGTGTGAATAGGATTTCCATTTAACAAACCTTCTTCCTAAAGGATGTTTATAGCAAGCTTCACTTACGAGATTACTATACCATTCCTGGATTTGTacagataataaaataaaaagaacaagaaagaaaaagaagaggcaTATCACACTCACAAAGACAAATACAATGACAATCTGGAACTATTCACAAATTATACAACAATGTAAAGAATAGTACCagcagcagatttcaactcgtACTCGGGCACTGTAAAAGCTGATTGGGTTCCCTGTAAGACATTTGATACAGTTGACGAAATAACAGAAGCCAGTATAATCATGGCAGTTGTAAATGGAGGAGAATTTTCTGCACGGAGTGGCCTCAGCACAGTTTCAATAGCGAAGAAACAACCAGCAACTGCTGCATTGaaccctgaagaaaaaaaaatgcaaagcTAAAACAGCCAACATTTAGAAGTCCAAATGGTAATCAAGATACTACAAAATAAACTTGACTCCGAACCCAACCACAATCAGCAAGAAAACACAAGTTTGATATAACTTTATAGCAAAGCTAGATGCCGGAGCATAGAAGAAAAATGTCCAGCGACTCAATTTTAACAGATATAGCAGTTTTAAACTCAAACAAAGTACATAATTTCATAGTATCAACATCAGACGGAACCTGCTACATAGCAAGAGAAACTATTTATTCAAAAGCTCCATAAAATAATaagtcttaattatatttttagtctctcTAGTTTGGACTAAAGAGTAAATTTGGTCTATCAGATCTCTTTTGAGCCAATGAAATCTCTCTACAGTAAAAATTAAGCAAGTGTGGTCCTATTGTTAAAATTCTTTTatctaaaacaattaaataCCCTAAAAACTCTCCAACTCTTAGGTCAACTTACGACAGCATTCCATCAATCAGGTAACCAAAAAAGTAAATCATAAATAATCCAAACAGTATCccatttagaaaagaaaaaaagagtcaAAAGACCCTTACAAATGATTGCCTAAACCTAAAATAATTTAATGGGAATCATCATTAATCTGCCCTTGTATGAGTAGGCAATCAATCAGGTATAACGgccatgaaattttttaaactttcgTCATTAAAAAGTCTTGAGGAGGCTTAACTGgcaagaattttttatttttttttaaaatggcaAGAATATGAAACGAGTAAACATCAAATTGAGCTTTAAATAGTGACCTCAATGAGATTGTCAGGCTACCTGAAGAAATTCCAGCTGCTGCACCAGCTGCAACAAGTGCTATTTTTCTTTCTCTGTTGTTTTCCATCATTAATGAGAATCCATTGGCACAAGACTTTCCAATATCAACACTGGGACCTTCAGGACCCAATGAACAGCCAGTACCTAAAGTGACTGCAGCCTGAATAGCCTTTACTGTTGGATAGATTCCTGCAAGCAAGTCAAAACCTTGTCTTTGAGGGGAATAACTTGCCTGCTTTATTTGGTCCAATATTTCAAGTAAACCACACATCATGCCAACCATTACTCCTCCGGTGACTGGTATCAAAAGGATTCGATGCCACGTATCGGCCAATCTCTGCAAACGAAGCCAAGCAGCACCCTCATTCGGAGTACCAGCCCATACCCATTCATGTATTACATGCACCTATATGAGAAAATTTACTATACAAGATTAGTAGGTAAAAGAGAATCTGTGATAGTTTCAATCAAGTTCTATTGATAAATCACGCAGTGAAGACATGCCCGATATCTAGGATATCATATTCATTCTTGATGTTTGCAATATAGATAGGCTGGCCACACCAAAGTACAcaaataaattacattaaagCCAGACGACGATGAAGTACACCAACAAGCACGTGAGAGGAGAAAACTGTCATAGAGGATCAAAGCTAACAACGagtaattataaaaataaaaaaaagaagctaaCAACAAGTCACAAAGGCAAAAAGGATACACACTTAACAAGATGACATTTCAAATCGATCAAAGAATTAAGACACTTATGCTTTCAATCTAATACAACACCAAGCCATTCAATCTAATACAACACCAAGCCAAGTAAATCATAACATAATCCACAAGTTATTTAATTACCAAACCTTCTCCACTTTTTATTAATACGTCTAAGTTTCAACATTATAGAAATTTTTATGCACCCACTAGGTGGGATCTGATGAGGGTAAATGTACCCAGCAAACAGAGACATTGTTTCTTAGATTTGAATCGGTGACGTCCAATTCAGAAGTCACAAGCAGCATGAATACATGTCATCTGATCAAATTCACAGATACACCAAATTTAAACAGGATTTGAATCTATGTTGCACCGACAGTTCAGATTGAATATGTGCCCGGTATCCCACAAATGACACgtggttacattcaatcactttcatcatattctcaaattattataagTGTCTAAGTATCAGTGTCGATGCTAGGTGTCCTTGTATGTGTTTCATGGATCTAGATCATTGAGAGTATAACTAACTAGTACTAGTAATAGTTTCTCCTATAGCACCAAATCCTAGTTTGTTTTGCTCCTACATCCATTGAGATCAACATTCACACACATTAATTTTCAACACaagaacaaacaaacaaaatacaaCTTGTTCTACATATAAATCACATAAACATGTCGAAAACCAAAGAAACGAAACATTGCTTAAGATTGAAAATTGACAAACCCCTTTATTGAAAGCAGCAACAAGGAGACCAGTGGCAAGACCAAGGAGACAACCAATAAGCAACAAAGCCCATTCAGGAGGTGCACTATCAGCAAGCTCATCACCAGAAGAATCAAAAGAATGAATATCAAAATCAGAGTGAGAATCACGAGGATTACTATTAATAttactatcatcatcatcatcatgatctCTTTCTCTATCTAACCGCTTAAAACTATGGCGATGATGACCTGATAATTTCAACAAATCTCTGAACCCTTTACCACTACCACTACTTCCACCACCACCGCCGCCATTGACGGTGGGAATGATTTCGGATCCATGAGCTTCAACATCTCGTTCTGCATCTTCTGATGAAACTAGAAGACGGTGTTGATCGTTTTCCGGCATTGGAAAACTCTGTTTTTTGAGATTTGTTCAAAAACCCATCAAGAAGATCGGTTCAATTTCAAAACCCAGTTCTTAAATTCATCAAATATCGAAACTTTATAGCAAAGAATcaaaatttatgaatgaatgTGAAGAATGAAACAAAAGGGTTTGAAAGTGATAATTTAAATTGAAATGGATCTCTgtttaaataatgaaaatatacAGTGTTTGGAATGAGTTGCTGAGAATTGAGATGTTACGTTTTTCTAATGAGTTTGAATCC from Trifolium pratense cultivar HEN17-A07 linkage group LG5, ARS_RC_1.1, whole genome shotgun sequence encodes:
- the LOC123887279 gene encoding chloride channel protein CLC-f-like, producing MPENDQHRLLVSSEDAERDVEAHGSEIIPTVNGGGGGGSSGSGKGFRDLLKLSGHHRHSFKRLDRERDHDDDDDSNINSNPRDSHSDFDIHSFDSSGDELADSAPPEWALLLIGCLLGLATGLLVAAFNKGVHVIHEWVWAGTPNEGAAWLRLQRLADTWHRILLIPVTGGVMVGMMCGLLEILDQIKQASYSPQRQGFDLLAGIYPTVKAIQAAVTLGTGCSLGPEGPSVDIGKSCANGFSLMMENNRERKIALVAAGAAAGISSGFNAAVAGCFFAIETVLRPLRAENSPPFTTAMIILASVISSTVSNVLQGTQSAFTVPEYELKSAAELPLYLILGMLCGCVSVAMTRLVAWFTKFFEVIQEKFGLPTVVCPAIGGLGAGIIALKYPGILYWGFTNVEEMIGAAVGAVFGGFAAEVINSAIPGNAAVAQPQAYALVGMAATLASVCSVPLTSVLLLFELTKDYRILLPLMGAVGLAIWVPSVTNQAKESDAPDKRKVSRGYSSISHTEDNDDGHGLELCIVGDGSELEEIDEDLFLDSLKVSQAMSKYYLKVPSSVTLKDAIKVMHDSQQSCVLVVDEDDFLEGILTYGDIRKCRSEKSNNETSMSDSDVVDVNTLLVSSVCTRGMSYRGRARGLLTCYPNTTLAMARELMEAKGIKQLPVVNRSRDHNRERKKRIVGLLQYDELWHCLRKEINHRKLAYQSRTDNNLTNGH